One Desulfonatronovibrio hydrogenovorans DSM 9292 DNA segment encodes these proteins:
- a CDS encoding SHOCT domain-containing protein, with the protein MIQEVFLIQFLSVFSFSDVDWSYWPFGEGMTGSWILTLTKFIFIGVILAVILGFLRVLFGPKGFFRDEEMDREAEEERQRVREAVDVLRQRLANGEITEDEFQRRKWLLEK; encoded by the coding sequence ATGATCCAGGAAGTTTTTCTGATTCAATTTTTGTCCGTGTTCAGTTTCAGTGATGTGGACTGGAGCTACTGGCCCTTTGGGGAGGGCATGACCGGAAGCTGGATACTGACCCTGACCAAATTCATTTTCATCGGGGTGATCCTGGCTGTGATCCTTGGTTTTTTAAGGGTGCTATTCGGTCCTAAAGGTTTTTTCCGTGACGAGGAAATGGACCGGGAGGCTGAAGAGGAACGGCAAAGGGTCAGGGAAGCGGTGGATGTGCTCCGGCAGCGCTTGGCCAACGGTGAGATAACCGAAGACGAGTTTCAGCGCAGGAAATGGCTGTTGGAGAAATGA